A portion of the Saccharomyces paradoxus chromosome XV, complete sequence genome contains these proteins:
- the DUF1 gene encoding Duf1p (similar to YOL087C) — protein MNQLTVSYGLISPDYCTSQDAHILPITKILYPDIPSKNYFLTSGRDGSIILHRNAQLSNEVGSGATTPNDAIRMQVHSDWASDLIQVSMKNSDPSAGDTFISVSHDFSIVLISVNAQLTTWDKKIIGDHDDYIKCIVPIHYEMSKDYELDEQEDGADDEYDGKNNGIAVDEQNNFLFATGGLDRKIKVWCLSSGPEKMTTLLHTFDNAQSNDTGSIYSMSPVIPKYNFSNNQTARPFDLVAGDCNGDLIFYSCRNRKEVIRIENAHKTNIKVVRTLNDSTRLISTSSDGVINAWDLNCKHDQTTGVLQAPKKIGSWSWDSSIWCVQGTNVDKLYFGDSQGNVMRANLSSYEDAKLTRIFRPDRHHHHHHHHHHHDEHEEQNTSTTDTKVKKYGGILDIALLPNEKLLFSFCTDSNLNVLDLTSNRFTVNEGGFALTRSSLLTNRRHVITENTKGQMQRWDIVSCELLNTFDSSEGSFDDIVMKYTSKEILSHWCTVSVKVGMLFVKINPKFLKTEIYGSALKDYQVVNNIEVNSDERYNLGKIVINSLFNEFISYEVQKDKLLRKKIFSLKKKDLNNSLTLDTGYNSEPKKNNKDKKRKSTFKLSSTLSIGNTNGNGTPPNSAPATPVMAETIALEEQPLLQSASDKTIDDSLELVQPLPASKKPYFRTQSSGSLLSRKFKSFRSTSGRATTGLNTPEEPKGSLLDTAHVINDDTAFPQAINATQQSKDATPESILWNHPFKLEQKLSAISSQDLPSNNTHSKLKSTENSRANSTLTLEGNEKKKPEFMPDLLEQIQESYKQQYMNTSSLKYLTKRLPVTKIIKASSCPIIRVKSATLVLVHLWKEGSCGGRVLFSTLLPPSRVDNETFNAGKENSKLPDDEELDPQAVDDDKLGQYDLIDGELGSRLNRRQIFEQLEENLPYWFAKALFRDIKTVEEQPKLNFLIMPWSSVGRSETNGNNENKKKYINASDTTESSANDSSDSSLGNGSEVVSPSTQQQFHNMLKFGRPKTSEQELNPTDLPKISEANVKLVAPGMIRVKKIKLYVADRFETKTPEMKAKIEPSLWLDLLCRGQVLDNDMTLNTVRTLYWKSQGDIILEYRRKVHNSPLIHEVNGNEGK, from the coding sequence ACGAGGTTGGATCTGGTGCCACCACACCAAACGATGCGATAAGAATGCAAGTTCATAGCGATTGGGCTAGCGACCTAATACAAGTTAgtatgaaaaattcagaCCCATCTGCGGGAGACACATTCATATCAGTAAGTCACGATTTTTCCATAGTATTAATTAGTGTGAATGCGCAGCTAACCACATGGgataagaaaataattGGCGACCATGACGATTATATCAAGTGTATAGTGCCCATACATTATGAAATGTCAAAGGACTATGAATTAGATGAACAAGAGGATGGCGCTGATGATGAATatgatggaaaaaataatggaattGCTGTTGACGAACAGAACAACTTCCTTTTTGCTACAGGTGGTTTAGatagaaaaatcaaagttTGGTGTCTGAGCAGCGGCCCAGAAAAAATGACTACACTACTACACACATTTGATAATGCACAATCAAACGACACAGGCTCAATATATTCCATGAGCCCTGTCATCCCAAAATACAATTTCAGTAACAACCAAACAGCCCGTCCCTTTGATTTAGTTGCCGGAGACTGTAATGGTGATTTGATTTTCTATTCGTGTAGAAATCGTAAAGAGGTGATAAGAATTGAAAACGCCCACAAAACAAACATCAAAGTAGTAAGAACTCTTAATGACTCCACGCGATTAATAAGTACCAGCTCAGATGGTGTAATAAACGCATGGGACTTGAACTGTAAGCATGATCAGACTACTGGTGTCCTTCAGGCGCCCAAGAAGATTGGATCCTGGTCCTGGGATTCTTCAATATGGTGCGTCCAAGGAACAAACGTTGACAAGTTGTACTTTGGCGACTCTCAAGGCAATGTGATGAGAGCAAACTTATCCAGCTATGAAGATGCCAAACTCACAAGAATTTTTAGACCTGACcgccatcatcatcatcatcatcaccatcatcatcatgaCGAACatgaagaacaaaataCATCAACTACAGATacaaaagtaaaaaaatacggTGGTATCCTCGATATTGCCCTTTTAcctaatgaaaaattgttattttcGTTTTGTACTGACTCAAATTTAAACGTGCTAGATTTAACTAGTAACCGTTTCACCGTCAACGAAGGAGGATTCGCGCTGACTAGAAGCTCCTTGCTAACCAATAGGAGGCATGTAATAACGGAAAACACGAAAGGCCAAATGCAAAGATGGGATATCGTTTCATGCGAGCTTTTGAACACCTTTGATTCTTCAGAGGGTTCCTTTGATGATATCGTAATGAAATACACctcaaaagaaattctatCTCATTGGTGTACAGTTTCCGTTAAGGTTGGTATGCTGTTCGTGAAAATAAATCCAAAGTTTTTAAAGACTGAAATTTATGGATCTGCGCTAAAAGATTATCAAGTTGTGAACAATATTGAAGTTAACTCGGATGAAAGATATAATCTAGGTAAAATTGTTATCAATTCacttttcaatgaattcATATCGTATGAAGTCCAAAAGGACAAACTtttaaggaagaaaatcttcagtttgaaaaagaaagacttAAATAATTCATTAACCTTGGATACAGGATACAACAGTGAAcccaaaaagaataacaaagacaaaaagaGGAAATCAACATTTAAACTAAGCTCAACTTTGTCCATTGGAAATACCAACGGCAATGGGACCCCACCAAACTCGGCTCCTGCAACGCCGGTAATGGCAGAGACTATAGCTTTAGAAGAACAACCATTGTTGCAGTCTGCTTCTGATAAAACAATAGATGACTCTTTAGAACTTGTCCAACCACTGCCTGCATCTAAAAAACCTTATTTCAGAACCCAAAGTTCGGGCTCTTTGTTAAGTAGAAAGTTTAAATCATTTAGGTCCACTTCTGGTCGTGCAACAACAGGGTTAAACACTCCAGAGGAGCCCAAAGGAAGTTTGCTAGATACTGCGCACGTTATTAATGATGACACTGCCTTTCCTCAAGCTATCAATGCAACCCAACAATCTAAGGATGCAACTCCAGAATCCATATTATGGAATCACCCTTTCAAGCTGGAGCAAAAACTATCCGCTATTTCGTCGCAAGATTTGCCCAGTAACAACACTCATAGCAAACTAAAATCGACTGAAAACTCGAGGGCGAATTCTACATTAACGTTAGAAGGCAacgaaaagaagaagccTGAGTTTATGCCTGATTTACTAGAGCAAATTCAAGAATCTTACAAGCAACAATATATGAATACTTCTTCTCTAAAATATCTGACAAAGAGGCTTCCCGTAACCAAGATAATTAAGGCCAGTTCATGTCCAATTATTAGAGTCAAATCCGCCACGTTAGTTTTGGTACATCTTTGGAAAGAAGGTTCATGTGGTGGCAGGGTATTATTCTCGACCCTTTTACCACCATCCCGTGTCGATAATGAAACTTTTAATGCcggcaaagaaaattccaAACTACcagatgatgaagagttGGACCCTCAAGCTgtagatgatgataaatTAGGTCAATATGATCTTATCGATGGTGAGTTAGGAAGCAGATTGAACAGAAGGCAAATTTTTGAGCAATTGGAGGAAAATTTGCCCTATTGGTTTGCAAAAGCTTTATTTAGGGATATTAAGACCGTAGAAGAGCAACCGAAGTTGAATTTCTTAATCATGCCCTGGTCTTCTGTTGGTAGGAGTGAAACGAACGGCAATAAtgagaacaagaagaagtatATCAATGCATCAGATACCACAGAATCTTCTGCCAACGATAGCAGCGATAGCAGCCTTGGAAATGGTAGTGAAGTTGTTTCCCCATCAACACAGCAACAATTCCATAATATGTTGAAGTTTGGACGTCCAAAGACAAGTGAGCAAGAATTGAACCCCACAGATTTACCGAAGATCTCTGAGGCTAATGTCAAGTTGGTTGCGCCTGGGATGATTagagtgaaaaaaataaaactttaCGTCGCTGACAGATTTGAAACGAAAACTCCTGAaatgaaagcaaaaatCGAACCTAGTCTTTGGTTGGATTTATTATGCAGGGGCCAAGTGCTTGATAACGACATGACTTTAAATACCGTTAGAACGCTATACTGGAAATCTCAGGGAGACATAATTCTAGAATACAGAAGAAAAGTACATAATTCGCCATTAATTCATGAGGTAAATGGGAATGAGGGCAAATGA